Below is a window of Streptomyces spongiicola DNA.
GAGTTCATGGAGACCGCACGAGCCGCCTCCGATCTCGGTACCGTTGGGCCGATCGTGCCGCTGATCGCGGCATGGAAGTCGACCGCCGAGGTGTATGCGGACCAGGAACTCTACAGCAAGCTGACCAGTCCGGAGGCGGGCGACTTCGGAGAAGTCGAGCCTCCGGAGGTACCTACAGATTGAGCAATAAGAGGGGGGACCTCGCCGTCCCGCCGCCCAAGCCGGGCGAATACAAGATCCGCTTCGGGGCCAGGGATGTAGGGGTGGGGTGGCAGGCCCTCTGTGCCGAAGCCCCTACCAATACCGCCGATGCCTGGTTCACGATGCGGACCGGTCCGGCGCCTGCGGTGCAGACCAGCCGTCACCATCAGTTGAAGTACGACCTTGCGACTGCGTTCTTCAACGGTAAGGACCGTGATCAGTGGCAGATCGAGGTCACGAGCGGAGGTCGTGTCTGGTACGTGGTCGAGGAGGAGCGCAAGACTGTGTGGCTCCTGCATGCCGCGGCCAAGCACCCCAAGCGGACTGAGTAACCGGCGAGCGAGCCCGCCAGCCTCTCGGGTGGCAGGGTCAGGTCGAGCCACAACCGTGCCGGAACAAGCGGTCAACCATGGCCAGTCGGGGCATGTGAGAGGCAGATACCGGCCGGCAGATGCAGCACGGCGGCAGGTCTACTGACCTGGAACCCTGAGTTCCGCAGTTCGTAGGCACATACGGGTCTGTCGATCAGTGTCTGCGCAGGTCACGGTGTTTCGGTGCATGCGCGTCGCGTGACCTGAGTTCCGCAGTTCGTAGGCACATACGGGTCTGTCGATCAGTGTCTGCGCAGGTCACGGTGTTTCGGTGCATGCGCGTCGCGTGAATCGCGTGGGCACACGCCTAGTCCATGAGGTATTGATCTTCTTGCTGTGATCGTTGATGCTGTGGGCATGTACTTGCGGACCACCCAGCGGAAGAACAAGAACGGCACGACGGTTCGCTATGTTCAGCTCGCGCACAACCGGCGGGTGGGCGGCACTACGCAGGCCGAGGTGGTGCACAATTTCGGCCGCGAGGACCAGCTCGACACCGACGGCCTGCGCCGTCTGGTCGCCTCGATCAACCGCTACCTGGGCGAGGACGGCGCTGACGCGGCCGCTCCGGCGGCCGGCGGCGGCCTGCAGGTGACCGGCTCGCGCCCGCTCGGGGCGGTCTGGCTTCTGCAGGGCCTGTGGCGGCAGTTGGAGATCGACGCCGCCCTGAAGAAGATCCTCGGCGCGCGCCGGTTCCGCACCGACGTCGAGCGCGTGCTGTTCGCACTGGCCGCCAACCGTGCCATCGCCCCGGCCTCCAAGCTGTCGGCGGCCGAGTGGGCCGGCCGCGACGCGGTGATACCCGGCCTGGAGGCCATGGACGAGAACCAGGCATACCGGGCCATGGACCTGCTGGTGGAGGCCGACGCCCAGGCTGAAGTGCAGGAAGCGGTGTTCTTCGCGGTCGCCAACCTCCTCAACCTCGAAGTCGACCTGCTGTTCTTCGACACCACCAATACCTACTTCGAACGCGACGAACCCGACGAGGGCGAGACCCCGTTCCGCGCCTACGGCAAGAGCAAGGACCACCGCGACGACCTGCCGCAGATCACCATCGGACTGGCTGTCACCAAAGAGGGCGTCCCGGTCCGGTGTTGGTGCTGGCCCGGCGGCACCAGCGACCAGGCGATCCTGCCGCAGGTCAAGGACGACATGCGCGACTGGAAGCTGGGCCGCGTGATCACCGTGGTCGACCGCGGCTTCTCCTCCGCGGACAATCTCGCCTACCTCACCCGCGCCGGCGGCCACTACATCGCCGGGATGCGCATGCGTGACGGAGGCGACCTGGCCGAGGCCGCGCTCGCCCGGCAGGGCCGCTACCAGAGCGTCCGCGACAACCTGCGCGTCAAGGAAGTCAAGCTCGACCAGGCCCCGGGCCGGCGCTTCGTCATCTGCC
It encodes the following:
- a CDS encoding IS1634 family transposase — translated: MYLRTTQRKNKNGTTVRYVQLAHNRRVGGTTQAEVVHNFGREDQLDTDGLRRLVASINRYLGEDGADAAAPAAGGGLQVTGSRPLGAVWLLQGLWRQLEIDAALKKILGARRFRTDVERVLFALAANRAIAPASKLSAAEWAGRDAVIPGLEAMDENQAYRAMDLLVEADAQAEVQEAVFFAVANLLNLEVDLLFFDTTNTYFERDEPDEGETPFRAYGKSKDHRDDLPQITIGLAVTKEGVPVRCWCWPGGTSDQAILPQVKDDMRDWKLGRVITVVDRGFSSADNLAYLTRAGGHYIAGMRMRDGGDLAEAALARQGRYQSVRDNLRVKEVKLDQAPGRRFVICHNPAQEERDRRHREEAIKRIEAELERIRSQRERDAKRATTAKARERAEAAHVRAECALIEHPTLKRWLRTSKNGRLAIDRAKVKAEERLDGKYLLTSSDPHLSAEEIAVGYKALLEAERGFRDLKTVLELRPVFHRLEHRIRAHVLLCWLALLLIRVAERRTGQTWNRISTELGRVHEVTLTGDAGQITQTTPLTSQQAALYRACGIKPPPRITAADPA